In the Salvia miltiorrhiza cultivar Shanhuang (shh) chromosome 8, IMPLAD_Smil_shh, whole genome shotgun sequence genome, CTTCCCTTCGACGATGCAACAGCGACAGGCTGCCGTCTCCACCTCTCTCTCCGCCTCcgagccctaaatccccaaatccaaaCGCCACCCCTTCGATTTCGGCGACTGTACAGCCATAGGGCTGGCGCCGTGGTGCCTTCTCCTAGTTAGCGAAGACGATGAAAAACTTGTTGAAGAAATTTGGCTTTTCTGTTCTTGGTTAACgatttgttgaagaaatttgGCTTTTCTATTCTTGGCTTTTTCCGGATTTTGTTCTTGGTTAATGAAGATAATGAAAAATTTGTTATtggtttttttttgttcttggtTAGCAAaaatttgttgaagaaattgTTCTTGGgctaaagatttgatttttattcttgTTCTTTTGCTTGATTCTGTTCACTGTTCTGGATGGAGAGAGGCGGCGATGAGGCTGTGCTGATGCCGGGGAAGGAGGTGGCGCAGGTGTGGCTCCGCCTACTGTTGCCGTCGGGAGGAGGTGAAGAAGAAACAAGATAATTTTAAGCCATACTTAATTTCTTCTTAAACATGTGGGACCTTCTAGTTTAGAACACTAATTtcacactccttaatctccgtgcccaaaagaaattggacaacattattgggacggagggagtatttcataaATATGTAAAGtgaattactttttttttcaggcgaaaaaaaaagtgaattaTTTGATAGCAATCAATCAAAATTCATCTAGTTGGCGGCTAAATCATTTGACCGGCTAGTTGATATAGCTACCGAGTAGGTAAATTTTGACTGATTACAAGTTGTTTACTTTTTTGAAACATGTTAAAAATATGTAAGTTGTTCTCTCAAATACGATAATTTTGTCtatttgaatataaaataaatatatttataaaactatattttttcatattgatTTAGTGTACGGCGTACATTTTTCATTTACATACATAAACGCTTGTAATCAATCAAATACTACTTATCAATTTTTGATAATTCAAGTCAGCCTCATCATTTTTGACACACCTAACTAGTTTCCATACGACAGGCTGGCCAAGCCAAACCATTGTTTTGACAGCTATACTAATACACAATCAATAGCtaggttttatttaattattagtattacaTTCTTTTCATGTCATGAAATACAGAAACAATTTTAGGCAAGAGAGTAACAAATTCACTTGTCCATCCAAATCACACACCTTAGGCTCTTTCCTTGGATGAGTAAATCAAAAGCTTTATTGATGTCCTCGAAACCCACCTCATGCGTCACAAACTTGTCCAGTTCCAATTCCTACACCAACATAAACACACTTTTTAGGTCCATATTTATATCCGATTACGATAGCATGGATAAATAAAAACAACCACATACTTTCATggattgtataatttttttatctagTTCGATCATCTAATCCTTCAAATATGCACTTACTAAGAGGGATGCAGACATCTATCAACTACCTTGTCCGTGTACTTCTTAATAAGAATCGTTATGTCGGTCTTGGGTTTGAGGCCTCCAAAAAAGGATCCCAAGATAGCCTTTCCACGATGAAGGACCTCATACGAGCTAAACGTCAGCTGCGCGCCAGGTTTGTCCACCCCAAGCACCACTGTCTTACCCCATCCCTGTCAAACACGAGCGGGAAAATGAGACGACTCTTGCCGTCTTCTTTTCTAAGCTGGGGACGACAAAACATGCATGTGCAATGCTAAGAGTCTATATATTGAAAACCTTCCGGCAGCAAGCGTAAGCTTCCTCAACTATGGATGCTTTTCCAACGCATTCAAAGCAATAGTCTGCTCCCCCACCGGTCATCTCGTTTATCACCTGAAAACATATTGCAGAACACAAGATGATCAACTTTTCATGCTTGCAGAAGTAGTGAACTATCAACACTTGGATTGGATGAGAAACTACCTGGCTTACTCGTTTTTCTACACAGCTTGTCGAGTCAACAAAATCGGTTACTCCAAATCTTTTGCCTAGATGGTGGTGCAACGAATTTTAGTACATTTTGCATAGTAAAGGAATTTACACTAtcaacaaatacaattgaattCACAGTCTGAAAATTGGGAAAATTCTTCCAAACATCTAAGATGAACTCACTTATTTCCATCTTTTCCGGGTTCACATCAATGCCAATGATTCTAGCAGCCCCACATAATCTTGCCCCTTCTGCAACCTTCAAAGAAACTCTAGTTTTCATGTTGTTTCACATCCAATTAAGATAATTTTTGTAAAGGCAAAAGGAGAAGGAAAAATAGAGCTTCTTACTGCCAACCCAATTGATCCCAAACCAAAGATGGCAACAGTAGATCCTGGTTTAACATCTGCAGTCCTCCACGCAGCTCCGACACCTGAAAAATACTTCATactaaactttaaaattttctaTTAAGAAATCAAATTAGAGGGATGACATTTCATTTTATCATTGGGAGATCAATAAAACAAAACTGCATAGCAATTGGCACATGAGTTATCCAATCTCAACCCTCTGTGCAGCATAAACCTTTGTTTAATCATACATATTTTAATGAAAGATTGTCACCTCAGCCATGACATACATGTCAACAGAATCCTAAATTAGATTTCGAGAGCATATGCAATAAATGAAAGAATTCAATAAGAAAGCTAACTAATCTTACTAGACTGGCCATGCTCCAAACTCCTAATAAACATAAATGATACTAGAAATTCTACTTAAAAGTAGGAATTTCACTCACAAAACCCACAGTTGCAACAATGTGGATTATAATAGCTAAATGGTTGATTCTAAGCAATATCACTACAGCAGATAAACCGAGGACTCACAACCACAACCACGTGAGCAAATTTAAGTTATTGAGCAATAAAACACAAGCATTGCAGGATCCACCATACCTGTCGACACTCCACAACTTAGGAGACAAGCCCTGTTTGGAGGGATTGTTGAATCAATTTTGGTTACATTAGCAACATGCACGACTGTGTACTCTGTGAAACTTGACACGAATAGGAAGTGATATAAAGTCTCTCCGTTGAGGTCTTTAAATCTGCTCGAGCCATCGTGCATCCAAGGATCGATTCTGAACGGGAATTCGGTACACAGGTTGCTCTTCTCAGATTTGCAATCTATACACTCCCCACAATCCGGCACGAATATTGGAATAACCATATCGCCTTCAACAAGCTCGCTTACACTATCGCCAACACTCTCCACCACACTTAAAATGTGGAAACATTCAACAGTTAGAATGCTGCATTTTTGGATGCTAATTTCACACAATTGGCACACAGCCTCCTTATGACATCCAATAAAAGATATACACCAAACATGCTTtgactaagagggtgtttggctaagcttattttaaagagcttataagctccaataTAGCTTATAAGAATGTTTCAAGaacttataaaatatagttttttaagagcttataaattgttaaagtgttcggataattgagcttataagctagggagctaatttttttgctagagagagaaaattgaagagaaataaacttaaatgatatatgatgaaaataataaattatagtagttgaaaatatttgtaaaataattattgcatataagattataagaaaataagttggggtagagaaacttattttttggagagcttataagcttttggaGCTTACAAGTTGTTTAGaaacttattttgtcaaacactttgaaggagcttataagctcagccaaacacttcCTAAGTTCATATGAAATCTAATAGTACTACATAGGAACCCAAATTTATTGCAAACATTTAAACTAGTCACGTGTTTACCAACTTTGATGAAGACCCATTATCATAAACATGATTGTGGctaaatcatgattttttttgtagaGGAGATTATTCAGTAATCGGAACTCAATGGGCATAATTTGAACATAATATGATATCAAAGTTATTTAACAATTtctcccccccaaaaaaaacaCTTTAATAGATTAATACAGAATATAATCCCTTGAAAACAAGAATTTCCAATTTGTTAAAGCCCAAAATCTTTTAACAATTAAAATGCGAATTGTAAAACGATTACCCGACGGCTTCATGTCCCAGAATTCTTGGAAAACATGCCGGAGGGTCCTTCAAAAATCAAAAGGGAGGCAAAGtacattaataaataaataaatgatacatAAAAATTCATGGATGAAAGAGTGGTGACAGACGTTCAAGTTCAAGAAAGTAACATCGCTGTGACAGAGAGAAGTGCAAATAATTTTGATCCGAACTTCGTGGGATTTAGGAGGCTCCACGATCACGTCTTCTATCACTAGGGGAGCCCCAGATTTCCTCGCCACCGCCGCTGCAAACAACCACAGTTGACCACACGCACTGATATATGTATACTGTAAATAGAGATTGTTAGAAACAAGTTAAAAAGGTAGTAATTTCAACCTCGGCATTTTATGGGTTTGCCGGCATTTTTGCTACAGTCAACGCCAGCGTCAGCCATTGCAACCTTCAGAAGGAAATTAAAGTAGAAAATGATTTTGGAGATGACGAAATGGTGGGTTGTTGATGGATGTTTCAGTGTTTGAGCACCGTTTGGCCTGGCACTGCAGCAGGATGGAGACAGGGAAAAGTTTCTCGAGATAAGCCCATTTCCATATGTATAGTACTCCAaaaggaaatgtcctccttcttttgggcacggtcaTTAAGAATACATAATCTGCCTAATCTAGTGAAATATTAAGGAAAATtcagtttctactagattaggcagcATATAAGATTCAATGACAGATTATGCATCatttcagtttctactagattaggcagattatgcatccttaataaccgtgcccaaaagaaggaggacatttcctttgggacggagggagtatatacattaccactatatatattaatttacataaataaagtttaatattaataatattttattaaaaaaatagatttaaaataatctCTCTCCTATCCTCTCCACTGCACATTGACCGTTACAGTATTTCCCCCTTCAACCTCCACCCACCCAGCTCTTGCTTCCTCCTCTTGTCTTGGCTGAAGATCCATTAACAACCAATATAGAAAGCTAAAAATGTCTGTGATTCTGAGCTTCTTCGGCAGCCGCTGCAACAACATC is a window encoding:
- the LOC131001971 gene encoding alcohol dehydrogenase-like 7; this encodes MADAGVDCSKNAGKPIKCRAAVARKSGAPLVIEDVIVEPPKSHEVRIKIICTSLCHSDVTFLNLNDPPACFPRILGHEAVGVVESVGDSVSELVEGDMVIPIFVPDCGECIDCKSEKSNLCTEFPFRIDPWMHDGSSRFKDLNGETLYHFLFVSSFTEYTVVHVANVTKIDSTIPPNRACLLSCGVSTGVGAAWRTADVKPGSTVAIFGLGSIGLAVAEGARLCGAARIIGIDVNPEKMEISKRFGVTDFVDSTSCVEKRVSQVINEMTGGGADYCFECVGKASIVEEAYACCRKGWGKTVVLGVDKPGAQLTFSSYEVLHRGKAILGSFFGGLKPKTDITILIKKYTDKELELDKFVTHEVGFEDINKAFDLLIQGKSLRCVIWMDK